In one window of Pseudomonas chlororaphis subsp. chlororaphis DNA:
- the nuoN gene encoding NADH-quinone oxidoreductase subunit NuoN produces the protein MDFTIQHFIALAPLLITSLTIIVVMLAIAWRRNHSQTFLLSVAGLNLALLSILPALKVTPLAVTPLLQIDQFACLYMALILVATLACVTLAHAYLGDGGTGYPGNREELYLLILMAAAGGLVLVSAQHLAGLFIGLELLSVPVYGLVAYAFFNKRSLEAGIKYMVLSAAGSAFLLFGMALLYAEAGSLSFNGIGQALAATGLPSPLAQLGLGMMLIGLAFKLSLVPFHLWTPDVYEGAPAPVAAFLATASKVAVFAVMVRLFQISPVASSGVLNTVLTLIAIASILFGNLLALTQSNLKRLLGYSSIAHFGYLLIALVASKGLAMEAIGVYLVTYVITSLGAFGVITLMSSPYKGRDADALYEYRGLFWRRPYLTAVLTVMMLSLAGIPLTAGFIGKFYIIATGVEAHQWWLVGSLVLGSAIGVFYYLRVMVTLYLIEPNLRRVDAQLHWEQKAGGVMLLAIAVLAFFLGVYPQPLLILVQQSGLAG, from the coding sequence ATGGACTTTACGATTCAACACTTTATCGCGCTTGCGCCGCTGTTGATCACCAGCCTCACCATCATTGTGGTGATGCTGGCTATCGCCTGGCGTCGCAACCATTCGCAAACCTTCCTGCTGTCGGTCGCCGGTCTGAACCTGGCGTTGCTGTCGATCCTCCCGGCCCTGAAAGTCACCCCTCTGGCGGTGACTCCATTGCTGCAGATCGACCAGTTCGCCTGCCTGTACATGGCGCTGATCCTGGTGGCCACCCTGGCCTGCGTCACCCTCGCCCATGCCTACCTGGGCGACGGCGGCACCGGTTACCCGGGCAACCGCGAAGAACTGTACCTGCTGATCCTGATGGCCGCCGCCGGTGGCCTGGTTCTGGTCAGCGCGCAGCACCTGGCCGGCTTGTTCATCGGCCTGGAGCTGCTCTCGGTACCGGTCTACGGCCTGGTGGCTTATGCCTTCTTCAACAAGCGCTCGCTGGAAGCCGGCATCAAGTACATGGTGCTGTCGGCCGCCGGTTCCGCGTTCCTGCTGTTCGGCATGGCCCTGCTCTACGCCGAAGCCGGCAGCCTGAGCTTCAACGGCATCGGTCAGGCCCTGGCCGCGACCGGCCTGCCTAGCCCGCTGGCCCAACTGGGCCTGGGCATGATGCTGATCGGCCTGGCGTTCAAGCTGTCGCTGGTACCCTTCCACCTGTGGACCCCGGACGTCTACGAAGGGGCCCCGGCGCCTGTGGCGGCCTTCCTGGCCACCGCGAGCAAGGTGGCGGTATTCGCGGTGATGGTGCGTCTGTTCCAGATCTCGCCGGTGGCCAGCAGCGGTGTCCTGAACACCGTGCTGACCCTGATCGCGATTGCCTCGATCCTGTTCGGCAACCTGCTGGCGCTGACCCAGAGCAACCTCAAGCGTCTGCTGGGTTACTCGTCCATCGCCCACTTCGGTTACCTGCTGATCGCCCTGGTGGCGAGCAAGGGCCTGGCGATGGAAGCCATCGGCGTCTACCTGGTCACCTACGTGATCACCAGCCTCGGCGCCTTCGGCGTGATCACCCTGATGTCCTCGCCCTACAAGGGTCGCGACGCGGATGCCCTGTACGAGTACCGCGGCCTGTTCTGGCGCCGTCCGTACCTGACCGCCGTACTGACCGTGATGATGCTGTCCCTGGCCGGCATCCCGCTGACCGCGGGCTTCATCGGCAAGTTCTACATCATCGCCACCGGTGTCGAAGCGCACCAATGGTGGCTGGTCGGCTCCCTGGTCCTGGGTAGCGCCATCGGCGTGTTCTACTACCTGCGCGTCATGGTCACCCTGTACCTGATCGAGCCAAACCTGCGCCGCGTCGATGCCCAGCTGCACTGGGAACAGAAAGCCGGCGGCGTAATGCTGCTGGCCATCGCGGTCCTGGCGTTCTTCCTCGGCGTCTACCCACAACCGCTGCTGATCCTGGTCCAGCAATCCGGTCTGGCGGGCTGA
- a CDS encoding ABC transporter substrate-binding protein encodes MFDKNNKLRHSVSLAAMLALSGLSATAWADAYEDAAKKWIGSEFKPSTLTAEQQLEELKWFIKASEPFRGMKINVVSETIATHEYESKVLAKAFSEITGIKLTHDLLQEGDVVEKLQTQMQSDKNIYDGWVNDSDLIGTHFRYGKTESITDLMANEGKDYTSPTLDIKDFIGISFTTAPDGKIYQLPDQQFANLYWFRADWFERADLKAKFKEKYGYELGVPVNWSAYEDIAKFFSEDVKEIDGKRVYGHMDYGKKDPSLGWRFTDAWFSMAGGGDKGLPNGLPVDEWGIRVEDCHPVGSSVTRGGDTNGPAAVFATTKYVDWMKKYAPPEAAGMTFSESGPVPSQGNIAQQIFWYTAFTADMTKPGLAVMNADGTPKWRMAPSPRGPYWEEGMKLGYQDVGSWTFMKSTPEKQKLAAWLYAQFVTSKTVSLKKTIVGLTPIRESDINSQAMTDLAPKLGGLVEFYRSPARVQWTPTGTNVPDYPRLAQLWWSHIAEAASGEKTPQQALDGLAKDQDAIMTRLERSKAQATCAPKMNPERDAQYWFDQPGAPKPKLANEKPKGETVSYNELLKSWEAARK; translated from the coding sequence ATGTTCGACAAAAACAATAAGCTGCGACATAGCGTTTCATTGGCGGCCATGCTGGCATTGAGCGGCCTGAGCGCGACGGCCTGGGCCGACGCCTATGAGGACGCCGCGAAAAAATGGATCGGCAGCGAGTTCAAGCCATCCACCCTGACCGCGGAGCAACAGCTGGAAGAGCTGAAGTGGTTCATCAAGGCGTCCGAGCCGTTTCGCGGGATGAAGATCAACGTGGTCTCGGAAACCATCGCCACCCATGAATACGAGTCCAAGGTGCTGGCCAAGGCTTTCAGTGAAATCACCGGGATCAAGCTGACCCACGACCTGCTGCAGGAAGGCGACGTGGTGGAGAAGCTGCAGACCCAGATGCAGTCGGACAAGAATATCTATGACGGCTGGGTCAACGACTCCGACCTGATCGGCACGCACTTTCGTTATGGCAAGACTGAATCCATCACCGACCTGATGGCCAATGAAGGCAAGGACTACACCTCGCCGACCCTGGACATCAAGGACTTCATCGGCATCTCCTTCACCACCGCGCCGGACGGCAAGATCTATCAGTTGCCCGACCAGCAGTTCGCCAACCTGTACTGGTTCCGCGCCGACTGGTTCGAGCGGGCCGACCTGAAAGCCAAGTTCAAGGAGAAGTACGGCTACGAGCTGGGTGTGCCGGTGAACTGGTCGGCCTATGAGGACATCGCCAAGTTCTTCAGCGAGGACGTCAAGGAGATCGACGGCAAGCGGGTCTACGGGCATATGGACTACGGCAAGAAGGACCCGTCCCTGGGCTGGCGCTTCACCGATGCCTGGTTCTCCATGGCCGGCGGTGGCGACAAGGGCTTGCCCAACGGTTTGCCGGTGGACGAGTGGGGGATTCGCGTCGAGGATTGCCATCCGGTGGGCTCCAGCGTGACCCGCGGCGGCGACACCAACGGCCCGGCGGCGGTGTTCGCCACCACCAAATACGTCGACTGGATGAAAAAGTACGCGCCACCGGAAGCGGCGGGCATGACCTTCTCCGAGTCCGGGCCGGTGCCGTCCCAGGGCAATATCGCCCAGCAGATCTTCTGGTACACCGCCTTCACCGCCGACATGACCAAGCCGGGCCTGGCGGTGATGAACGCCGACGGCACGCCGAAATGGCGCATGGCGCCGTCGCCGCGTGGACCGTACTGGGAGGAGGGCATGAAGCTGGGCTATCAGGACGTGGGGTCCTGGACCTTCATGAAGTCCACCCCGGAGAAGCAGAAACTCGCGGCCTGGCTCTATGCCCAGTTCGTGACCTCGAAAACCGTGTCGCTGAAGAAAACCATCGTCGGCCTGACACCGATCCGTGAGTCGGACATCAACTCCCAGGCGATGACTGACCTGGCGCCGAAGCTCGGCGGCCTGGTGGAGTTCTATCGCAGCCCAGCCCGGGTGCAGTGGACGCCGACCGGCACCAACGTGCCGGACTATCCACGCCTGGCGCAGTTGTGGTGGAGCCATATCGCCGAAGCCGCCAGCGGCGAGAAAACCCCGCAACAGGCGCTCGATGGCCTGGCCAAGGACCAGGACGCGATCATGACCCGGCTCGAGCGCTCGAAAGCCCAGGCCACCTGCGCGCCGAAAATGAACCCCGAGCGCGACGCGCAATACTGGTTCGACCAGCCGGGCGCGCCGAAACCGAAACTGGCCAACGAGAAACCCAAGGGGGAAACCGTGAGCTACAACGAACTGCTCAAGTCGTGGGAGGCAGCGCGCAAATAA
- a CDS encoding DUF2160 domain-containing protein, with the protein MEWMNWTAPTAAFFGVIALILLGMTTWELRSPSIPRRGFLPIATTRGDRLFIGLLGSAYLHLLVIGATDWSIWVAFVLSLVWLLAVMRWG; encoded by the coding sequence ATGGAATGGATGAACTGGACCGCCCCGACGGCGGCATTCTTCGGTGTCATTGCCTTGATCCTGCTGGGCATGACCACTTGGGAGCTGCGTTCGCCGAGCATCCCTCGGCGCGGCTTCCTGCCGATTGCCACCACCCGTGGCGATCGTCTGTTTATCGGTCTTCTCGGCAGCGCCTACCTGCATCTGCTGGTAATCGGCGCCACCGACTGGAGCATCTGGGTGGCGTTCGTGCTGTCCCTGGTGTGGCTGTTGGCTGTGATGCGTTGGGGCTAG
- a CDS encoding carbohydrate ABC transporter permease — protein MTKRKLIPLLIYILFLLVPIYWLLNMSFKSNNEILGSLTLWPQDFTWHNYKVIFTDPSWYTGYLNSLYYVSLNTVISLSVALPAAYAFSRYRFLGDKHLFFWLLTNRMAPPAVFLLPFFQLYSSIGLFDTHIAVALAHCLFNVPLAVWILEGFMSGVPKEIDETAYIDGYSFPKFFVKIFVPLIGSGIGVTAFFCFMFSWVELLLARTLTSVNAKPIAAVMTRTVSASGIDWGVLAAAGVLTILPGMLVIWFVRNHVAKGFALGRV, from the coding sequence ATGACCAAGCGCAAGCTGATACCGCTGCTGATCTACATCCTGTTCCTGCTGGTGCCGATCTACTGGTTGCTGAACATGTCGTTCAAGAGCAACAACGAGATTCTCGGCAGCCTGACCCTGTGGCCCCAGGACTTCACCTGGCACAACTACAAGGTGATCTTCACCGACCCCAGCTGGTACACCGGCTACCTCAACTCGCTGTATTACGTCAGCCTGAACACGGTGATTTCCCTGAGCGTGGCGCTGCCGGCGGCCTACGCCTTTTCGCGCTACCGCTTCCTCGGCGACAAGCACCTGTTCTTCTGGCTGCTGACCAACCGCATGGCGCCGCCGGCGGTATTCCTGCTGCCGTTCTTCCAGCTGTATTCGTCCATCGGCCTGTTCGATACGCACATTGCCGTGGCCCTGGCCCACTGCCTGTTCAACGTGCCGCTGGCGGTATGGATTCTCGAAGGCTTCATGTCCGGGGTGCCGAAGGAAATCGACGAGACCGCCTACATCGACGGCTACAGCTTTCCCAAGTTCTTCGTGAAGATCTTCGTCCCGCTGATTGGTTCGGGGATCGGCGTGACGGCGTTCTTCTGCTTCATGTTTTCCTGGGTCGAGCTGCTGCTGGCGCGGACTTTGACCTCGGTGAACGCCAAGCCGATCGCCGCGGTGATGACCCGCACCGTGTCCGCCTCCGGTATCGACTGGGGCGTGCTGGCGGCCGCCGGGGTGCTGACCATTCTGCCGGGCATGCTGGTGATCTGGTTTGTTCGCAACCATGTGGCCAAGGGCTTTGCCCTGGGCCGGGTATGA
- a CDS encoding carbohydrate ABC transporter permease, with protein MNKVQNNKAWWLVLPVFLLVAFSAVIPMMTVVNYSVQDIFDQSSRYFVGADWYRQVLLDPRLHDSLLRQFIYSACVLLIEIPLGIAIALTMPSKGRWSSVVLIILAIPLLIPWNVVGTIWQIFGRADIGLMGSALNALGIDYNYAANTMDAWVTVLVMDVWHWTSLVALLCFSGLRAIPDVYYQAARIDRASNWAVFRHIQLPKMKSVLLIAVMLRFMDSFMIYTEPFVLTGGGPGNATTFLSQTLTQMAIGQFDLGPAAAFSLVYFLIILLVSWLFYTAMTHSDANR; from the coding sequence ATGAACAAAGTGCAGAACAACAAAGCCTGGTGGCTGGTATTGCCGGTGTTCCTGCTGGTGGCCTTCAGTGCGGTGATCCCGATGATGACCGTGGTCAACTATTCGGTGCAGGACATTTTCGACCAGTCCAGCCGCTATTTCGTCGGCGCCGACTGGTACCGCCAGGTGCTGCTCGACCCGCGCCTGCACGACTCGCTGCTGCGCCAGTTCATCTATTCGGCCTGCGTGCTGTTGATCGAAATTCCCTTGGGCATCGCCATCGCCCTGACCATGCCGAGCAAGGGGCGCTGGTCGTCGGTGGTGCTGATCATCCTCGCCATTCCGCTGCTGATCCCATGGAACGTGGTGGGCACCATCTGGCAGATCTTCGGCCGCGCCGACATCGGCCTGATGGGCTCGGCGCTGAATGCCCTGGGCATCGATTACAACTACGCGGCCAATACCATGGATGCCTGGGTCACGGTGCTGGTGATGGACGTGTGGCACTGGACCTCGCTGGTGGCGCTGCTCTGCTTTTCGGGACTGCGGGCGATCCCGGACGTGTATTACCAGGCGGCGCGCATCGACCGGGCGTCGAACTGGGCGGTGTTCCGCCATATCCAGTTGCCGAAGATGAAAAGCGTGCTGCTGATCGCGGTGATGCTGCGCTTCATGGACAGCTTCATGATCTACACCGAGCCGTTCGTGCTCACCGGCGGCGGGCCGGGCAACGCCACGACCTTCCTTAGCCAGACCCTGACCCAGATGGCGATCGGGCAGTTCGACCTGGGCCCGGCCGCAGCGTTCTCCCTGGTGTACTTCCTGATCATCCTGCTGGTGTCCTGGCTGTTCTACACCGCCATGACCCACTCCGACGCCAATCGCTGA
- a CDS encoding ABC transporter ATP-binding protein, translated as MAEIRLHNLAHSYTSTPAGPEDYAIREMNHVWEQGGAYALLGPSGCGKSTLLNIISGLLSPSQGQVLFDTRVVNELTPEKRNIAQVFQFPVVYDTMTVFDNLAFPLRNQGLAEARVHSKVQEIAEVLDLQALLNKKARNLSADEKQKVSMGRGLVRDDVSAILFDEPLTVIDPHLKWKLRRKLKQIHEQFNITMVYVTHDQLEASTFADKIAVMYGGQIVQFGTPRELFERPSHTFVGYFIGSPGMNLIEVRAEAGGVRFAGTHLALPEALQQRIAEIDYQSLKVGIRPEFIHVWDEPYEEALQADVVHIEDLGTYKIMTLNLDGAVLKVRLAEDKPVPQGRACISFPAQWLMVYADEYLLEAHATNEVQP; from the coding sequence ATGGCCGAAATCCGTTTGCACAACCTCGCCCACAGTTACACCAGTACCCCGGCCGGTCCCGAGGACTATGCGATCCGCGAGATGAACCACGTCTGGGAACAGGGCGGCGCCTATGCCTTGCTCGGGCCGTCCGGCTGCGGCAAGTCGACCTTGCTCAACATCATTTCCGGGCTGCTCAGCCCTTCCCAGGGGCAGGTGCTGTTCGATACCCGGGTGGTCAACGAGCTGACTCCCGAGAAGCGCAACATCGCCCAGGTTTTCCAGTTCCCGGTGGTCTACGACACCATGACGGTGTTCGACAACCTGGCCTTCCCGCTGCGCAACCAGGGCCTGGCCGAGGCCAGGGTGCACAGCAAGGTGCAGGAGATCGCCGAGGTCCTCGACTTGCAGGCGCTGCTGAACAAGAAGGCGCGCAACCTCAGCGCCGACGAAAAGCAGAAGGTTTCCATGGGCCGCGGCCTGGTGCGCGACGACGTATCGGCGATCCTGTTCGACGAGCCGCTGACGGTGATTGACCCGCACTTGAAGTGGAAGCTGCGGCGCAAGCTCAAGCAGATCCACGAGCAGTTCAACATCACCATGGTCTACGTCACCCACGACCAGCTCGAAGCCTCGACCTTCGCCGACAAGATCGCGGTGATGTACGGTGGGCAGATCGTCCAGTTCGGTACCCCGCGGGAGCTGTTCGAGCGGCCGAGCCACACCTTTGTCGGCTACTTCATCGGCAGCCCGGGGATGAACCTGATCGAGGTCCGGGCAGAGGCCGGCGGTGTCAGGTTCGCCGGCACCCATCTGGCCTTGCCCGAAGCCTTGCAGCAGCGGATCGCCGAGATCGATTACCAGAGCCTGAAAGTTGGCATCCGCCCGGAGTTCATCCATGTCTGGGACGAGCCTTATGAGGAGGCGCTGCAGGCCGACGTGGTCCACATCGAGGACCTGGGTACCTACAAGATCATGACCCTGAACCTCGACGGCGCGGTCTTGAAAGTGCGGCTGGCCGAAGACAAACCGGTGCCGCAGGGCAGGGCCTGCATCAGCTTCCCCGCGCAGTGGCTGATGGTCTACGCCGACGAATACCTGCTGGAGGCCCACGCCACGAACGAGGTTCAGCCATGA
- a CDS encoding ABC transporter ATP-binding protein, which yields MSLTLEHVSRVVEGQTWIDDISLRFEPGSFNVLLGRTLSGKTSLMRLIAGLDKPASGRILMNGVDVTGHPVRLRNVSMVYQQFINYPTMTVFENIASPLRQAGVSAQLIESKVLETAKMLRIEKFLQRHPLELSGGQQQRTAMARALVKDAELILFDEPLVNLDYKLREELRQEMRELFQARHTIAIYATTEPNEALALGGTTTILHEGRLVQSGKTAEVYHQPQTVLAAELFSEPPINLMPGRIAGNEVSFANFVHFPLNVDLRPVGEGEFRFGVRPSHISLVPSNDDDLELAVTVEVAEISGSETFLHVRNEQFLLVLHLPGVHEYDVDAPIRIYIPTHKLFVFDAQGRLVQAPGRRVARVA from the coding sequence ATGTCATTAACGCTGGAGCACGTCAGCCGTGTCGTCGAGGGCCAGACCTGGATCGATGACATCTCGCTGCGCTTTGAACCCGGTTCCTTCAATGTCCTGCTGGGGCGCACGCTGTCCGGCAAGACCAGCCTGATGCGCCTGATCGCCGGGCTCGACAAGCCCGCCAGTGGGCGCATCCTGATGAACGGCGTAGACGTCACCGGGCACCCGGTGCGCCTGCGCAACGTGTCGATGGTCTATCAGCAGTTCATCAACTACCCGACCATGACCGTGTTCGAGAACATCGCCTCGCCGCTGCGCCAGGCCGGTGTTTCGGCGCAACTGATCGAGAGCAAGGTGCTGGAGACGGCGAAGATGCTGCGGATCGAGAAGTTCCTGCAGCGCCATCCGCTGGAGCTGTCCGGCGGCCAGCAGCAGCGCACGGCGATGGCCCGGGCGCTGGTCAAGGATGCCGAGCTGATCCTGTTCGACGAGCCGCTGGTCAACCTCGACTACAAGCTGCGCGAAGAGTTGCGCCAGGAGATGCGCGAGCTGTTCCAGGCCCGCCACACCATCGCCATCTACGCCACCACCGAGCCCAACGAGGCGCTGGCCCTGGGCGGCACCACCACCATCCTTCACGAGGGGCGCCTGGTGCAGAGCGGCAAGACCGCCGAGGTCTATCACCAGCCCCAGACGGTGCTGGCCGCCGAACTGTTCTCCGAGCCGCCGATCAACCTGATGCCGGGGCGCATCGCCGGCAATGAAGTGAGCTTCGCCAATTTCGTGCACTTTCCGCTGAACGTCGATCTGCGCCCGGTCGGCGAGGGCGAGTTTCGCTTCGGTGTGCGGCCCAGCCATATCTCCCTGGTACCGAGCAACGACGACGACCTGGAGCTGGCGGTGACCGTCGAGGTGGCGGAAATCAGCGGCTCGGAAACCTTCCTGCATGTGCGCAACGAACAATTCCTGTTGGTGCTGCACCTGCCCGGCGTGCACGAATACGACGTCGACGCGCCGATCCGTATCTATATCCCCACCCACAAACTGTTTGTCTTCGATGCCCAGGGCCGTCTGGTCCAGGCGCCGGGGCGGCGCGTCGCGAGGGTTGCCTGA
- a CDS encoding sigma-54-dependent Fis family transcriptional regulator, translating into MSAPASPLSHETIIKDSWSRCRAFGLSHQSAPAFDQLPAERIAQLLESQHALVQTTHQEVLPYYENILSNSNCLIMLADNQGQVLTSWGTQRFIQPSLARGFSAGASWLEHCSGTNAIGTALACEQAVHIEHDEHFLKANRFMTGSAAPIFDAERRVIAVLDVSSDSYLPPSHTLGMVKMMSQTVENRLILNLFEGRHFQLTFNTGLNNLDSQWAGLLIFDDSGQVLSANRRADNLLGISLSRVGIESLFKVSLLELLNQPEGLPFALQAAGRNRFHCLLKRPRQVPIQARIFAEAPARPAPASADAVSLNTLHFGDSRVEKAVRQAERLLEKDIPLLIHGETGVGKEVFVKALHQASSRSKQAFIAVNCAAIPAELVESELFGYEKGAFTGASQKGSIGLIRKADKGTLFLDEIGDMPLPTQARLLRVLQERCVQPVGSSELFPVDIRIISATNRSLREQVQLGRFREDLYYRIGGLTLELPPLRERSDKQALFKRIWEQHRESGQWAGLSRDVQELFERHPWPGNLRQVSSVMQVALAMAEEQPIRAEHLPDDFFVDLDMEPATSHEPPGDIDLQDTPDLHRQLKAVGGNISLLARRLGVSRNTLYKRLRQLDT; encoded by the coding sequence ATGAGCGCACCTGCCTCACCGCTGTCTCACGAGACCATCATCAAGGACTCCTGGAGTCGCTGCCGGGCCTTTGGCCTCAGCCACCAGAGCGCGCCCGCCTTCGACCAACTGCCCGCCGAGCGCATCGCCCAGTTGCTGGAGAGCCAGCATGCCCTGGTGCAGACCACCCACCAGGAAGTCCTGCCCTACTACGAGAACATCCTCAGCAACTCCAATTGCCTGATCATGCTCGCCGACAACCAGGGCCAGGTGCTGACGTCCTGGGGCACCCAGCGTTTTATCCAGCCGAGCCTGGCCCGTGGTTTCAGCGCCGGCGCCAGCTGGCTGGAACACTGCAGCGGGACCAACGCCATCGGCACCGCCCTGGCTTGCGAACAGGCGGTGCATATCGAGCACGATGAACACTTTCTCAAGGCCAACCGCTTCATGACCGGCTCGGCCGCGCCGATCTTCGATGCCGAGCGCCGGGTGATCGCGGTGCTGGACGTTTCCAGCGACAGCTACCTGCCGCCCTCCCACACCCTGGGCATGGTCAAGATGATGAGCCAGACCGTGGAGAACCGGCTGATCCTCAACCTGTTTGAAGGCCGGCATTTCCAGCTGACCTTCAACACCGGCCTGAACAACCTCGACAGCCAGTGGGCCGGTTTGCTGATCTTCGATGACAGCGGCCAGGTGCTTTCTGCCAACCGCCGCGCCGACAACCTGCTGGGCATCAGCCTGTCGCGGGTCGGCATCGAAAGCCTGTTCAAGGTGTCCCTGCTGGAGTTGCTCAACCAGCCCGAAGGCCTGCCCTTCGCCCTGCAGGCCGCCGGTCGCAACCGCTTCCATTGCCTGCTCAAGCGTCCAAGGCAGGTGCCGATCCAGGCCCGGATCTTTGCTGAGGCGCCTGCCCGCCCAGCCCCCGCCAGCGCCGATGCTGTCAGCCTGAACACCCTGCACTTCGGCGACAGCCGGGTGGAGAAGGCCGTGCGCCAGGCCGAACGCCTGCTGGAAAAGGACATTCCGCTGCTGATCCACGGCGAAACCGGCGTCGGCAAGGAAGTTTTCGTCAAGGCCCTGCACCAAGCCAGCTCGCGGAGCAAACAGGCGTTCATTGCCGTCAACTGCGCGGCGATCCCCGCCGAACTGGTGGAGTCCGAGTTGTTCGGCTATGAGAAAGGCGCCTTCACCGGCGCCAGCCAGAAAGGCAGCATCGGCCTGATCCGCAAGGCCGACAAAGGCACGCTGTTCCTCGACGAAATCGGCGACATGCCCTTGCCGACCCAGGCCCGCCTGTTGCGTGTGCTGCAAGAGCGTTGCGTGCAACCGGTGGGCAGCAGCGAGCTGTTCCCGGTGGACATCCGCATCATCTCGGCGACCAACCGCTCCCTGCGCGAACAGGTGCAACTCGGGCGTTTCCGCGAGGACCTGTATTACCGCATCGGCGGCCTGACCCTGGAGTTGCCGCCCCTGCGCGAACGCAGCGACAAACAGGCGCTGTTCAAGCGCATCTGGGAGCAACACCGCGAGTCCGGCCAATGGGCCGGGCTCAGCCGCGATGTCCAGGAACTGTTCGAGCGCCATCCCTGGCCGGGCAACCTGCGCCAGGTCAGCAGCGTGATGCAGGTAGCGCTGGCCATGGCCGAAGAACAGCCGATCCGCGCCGAGCACCTGCCGGACGACTTTTTTGTCGACCTGGACATGGAGCCAGCCACCAGCCACGAACCGCCCGGCGACATCGACCTGCAAGACACCCCCGACCTGCACCGCCAGCTCAAGGCCGTGGGCGGCAACATCTCCCTGCTGGCCCGGCGCCTGGGGGTGAGTCGCAATACCCTGTACAAGCGCTTGCGACAGCTGGATACATAA
- a CDS encoding type II toxin-antitoxin system Phd/YefM family antitoxin, with translation MAGLEYSGYICPEYWRSLMITVPLAEAKNNLSKLVDDAAAGQVITIAKHGRALARLVPVGKPSGQRIGAMKGKLVLPDDFDAPLPDDMLDAFEGTRE, from the coding sequence TTGGCCGGGCTCGAATATTCTGGCTATATTTGTCCAGAATATTGGAGAAGCCTCATGATCACTGTCCCGCTGGCAGAAGCCAAAAACAACCTGTCCAAACTGGTCGACGATGCCGCGGCAGGACAGGTCATTACCATCGCCAAACACGGCCGTGCCCTCGCCCGCCTGGTTCCCGTCGGCAAACCGTCGGGGCAGCGCATTGGTGCAATGAAAGGCAAACTGGTGCTGCCCGACGACTTTGACGCCCCGCTGCCGGACGACATGCTCGACGCCTTCGAAGGTACCCGGGAGTGA
- a CDS encoding type II toxin-antitoxin system VapC family toxin: MRVLLDTHILLWTLSDDPKLSAKARKLIESAAEIYISAASFWEMAIKVGLGKLDVDLEEIREYCLASGFIELAITSEHAIAVKDLEHHHRDPFDRLIVATAISEPMKLLTADPLVAKYSSLAILV, translated from the coding sequence GTGAGAGTCCTGCTCGACACACACATTCTGCTCTGGACCCTCAGCGACGATCCGAAGTTGTCGGCCAAGGCCCGAAAGCTGATTGAAAGCGCTGCCGAAATCTATATCAGCGCCGCCTCTTTCTGGGAGATGGCCATCAAGGTTGGCCTGGGCAAGCTTGATGTGGACCTGGAAGAGATTCGCGAATATTGCCTGGCGAGCGGTTTCATCGAACTGGCCATCACCTCGGAACACGCCATTGCGGTCAAAGACCTTGAACATCACCACCGCGATCCCTTTGACCGGCTGATTGTGGCCACCGCGATCAGCGAACCTATGAAGCTGCTGACCGCCGACCCGCTAGTCGCCAAGTACAGCTCCCTGGCCATTCTGGTTTGA